In Spiroplasma chinense, a single window of DNA contains:
- a CDS encoding cobalamin-independent methionine synthase II family protein, with translation MKENRFLTSLIGSWPRSEKLLKLKKQLKRNESVMDEYNNLLVSETGKIIKLQEDLNLDYIVSGELERDNFVSFVGEKIKGVKILNMSEMLEYIEDKFAFEQILNTLDVPSLSIKNAICFDKLELDESLCAKEVELIKQFSDKPIKITLPGPYLMTRSMWLPKLSKNYYSSKEELGKDVVEILKSEIDTLDKLGVQIIQFDEPVLTEVVFTPDKTRTFMCSALSEKQDPKDELKFAANLIKQVMDYAKTKNSKVALHVCRGNWSKDESTLLSGSYGPLIELFKEVNPDILNLEFSTPRAGEIDVLFNNLDMKNTILGLGVINPRTDDIELITEIVSFVDETLKFTTPENLWLNPDCGFATFANRPVGVENIIVEKIKALTTSARIMKEKR, from the coding sequence TCTTTAATAGGAAGTTGACCAAGAAGTGAAAAACTTTTAAAACTAAAAAAACAATTAAAAAGAAATGAATCAGTAATGGATGAATATAATAATTTGCTTGTTTCGGAGACAGGTAAGATCATAAAATTACAAGAAGATTTAAACCTTGATTATATTGTAAGCGGTGAACTTGAAAGAGATAATTTTGTATCTTTTGTTGGTGAAAAAATAAAAGGTGTAAAAATATTAAATATGAGCGAAATGCTAGAATATATTGAAGATAAATTTGCATTTGAACAAATTTTAAATACATTAGATGTACCTTCTTTGAGTATAAAAAATGCCATTTGTTTTGATAAATTAGAATTGGATGAAAGTTTATGTGCTAAAGAGGTTGAGTTAATCAAACAATTTAGTGATAAGCCTATAAAAATCACATTACCTGGACCTTATTTAATGACTAGATCTATGTGATTGCCAAAATTATCTAAAAACTATTATTCTTCTAAAGAAGAATTAGGAAAAGATGTTGTAGAAATTTTAAAATCTGAAATTGATACACTTGATAAACTAGGTGTTCAAATTATTCAATTTGATGAACCTGTTTTAACAGAAGTTGTGTTTACTCCTGACAAGACAAGAACATTTATGTGTTCTGCTTTGTCAGAAAAACAAGATCCAAAAGATGAATTAAAATTTGCAGCTAATTTAATCAAACAAGTTATGGATTATGCCAAAACCAAAAATTCCAAAGTTGCTTTGCATGTGTGCAGAGGAAATTGGAGCAAAGACGAATCCACATTATTATCTGGTTCGTATGGTCCGTTAATTGAATTATTCAAAGAAGTAAATCCAGATATTTTAAATTTAGAATTTTCTACACCGAGAGCTGGAGAAATAGATGTTTTATTCAATAATTTGGATATGAAAAATACCATTTTAGGTCTTGGGGTTATAAACCCAAGAACTGATGATATTGAATTAATAACTGAAATTGTTAGTTTTGTAGATGAAACTTTAAAATTTACAACACCTGAAAACTTGTGATTAAACCCAGATTGTGGTTTTGCAACATTTGCAAATAGACCAGTTGGTGTTGAAAACATAATTGTTGAAAAGATAAAAGCTTTAACAACAAGTGCAAGAATCATGAAAGAGAAACGTTAA
- the typA gene encoding translational GTPase TypA: MDKKIINIAVIAHVDAGKSTLVDAFLGQSGVFRANEEIKEQVMDSNDQERERGITIYSKNCAIEYNDYKINIVDTPGHADFSSEVERIMKTVDTVILLVDSAEGPMPQTRFVLSKALELGLKPILLINKIDKKDQRALEVVDEVLELFMELDANDEQMEFPTLFGTAREGKVQYSMDEPSDNLVPLFETIIKQVGNYPIELAQEPVQLQISSLAYDSFIGRLGIGRLFKGVLKEGQQVSISKNDGSITKGKISSLFIYQGLKRVAVKEAQAGEIVVIAGIADLTIGDTVCSPDNIDALPPIIIEEPTMSMNFLVNTSPFAGKVGKYVTTRNIKERLDKELEVNVGLKVDALSDSSADGFKVLGRGELHLSVLIETMRREGFELGISRPEVVFRIDEKGNKLEPMEKVIIDVPSEYSGTVINKLNLRKGMMQDMDSDGIRDKVTYIVPTRGLIGFKSEFTNDTRGEGVLVKSFIGYEEYKGSIEGRNNGALVSMANGVTLPYALGNLEERGILFVGPQVEVYDGMIIGLHSRSNDLEVNPTTGKKLTNTRSSGTDDSVKLTPARKFTLEEALEFIEWDELVEVTPEDVRLRKKWLSSNERKQHRNDPH, translated from the coding sequence ATGGATAAAAAAATCATTAATATAGCTGTTATTGCTCACGTTGATGCTGGTAAATCTACATTAGTAGATGCATTTTTAGGTCAATCAGGAGTTTTTAGAGCTAATGAAGAAATAAAAGAACAAGTTATGGATAGTAACGACCAAGAAAGAGAACGTGGAATCACAATTTATTCAAAAAACTGTGCAATTGAGTACAACGATTACAAAATTAATATCGTAGATACTCCTGGCCATGCTGATTTTTCAAGTGAAGTTGAAAGAATTATGAAAACTGTTGACACAGTTATTTTGCTTGTGGATTCAGCAGAAGGACCAATGCCACAAACTAGATTCGTTCTTTCAAAAGCATTAGAACTAGGGTTAAAACCAATCTTATTGATTAACAAAATTGACAAAAAAGACCAAAGAGCATTAGAAGTTGTTGATGAAGTTCTAGAATTATTTATGGAATTAGATGCAAACGACGAACAAATGGAGTTCCCAACATTATTTGGAACTGCAAGAGAAGGTAAAGTTCAATATTCAATGGATGAACCAAGTGATAACTTAGTTCCTTTATTTGAAACAATTATTAAACAAGTTGGAAATTACCCAATTGAATTAGCACAAGAACCAGTTCAATTACAAATTTCATCACTTGCATATGATTCATTTATTGGAAGACTTGGAATTGGAAGATTATTTAAAGGGGTATTAAAAGAGGGACAACAAGTTTCTATTTCAAAAAATGATGGTTCAATTACAAAAGGGAAAATATCAAGTTTATTTATTTACCAAGGACTTAAAAGAGTTGCTGTAAAAGAAGCTCAAGCAGGAGAAATTGTTGTTATTGCAGGTATTGCTGACTTAACAATTGGAGATACAGTATGTTCACCAGACAATATTGATGCATTACCTCCAATTATTATTGAAGAACCAACAATGAGTATGAACTTCTTAGTTAATACTTCACCATTTGCAGGTAAAGTTGGTAAATATGTTACAACAAGAAATATCAAAGAAAGATTAGACAAAGAATTGGAAGTTAATGTTGGATTAAAAGTTGACGCATTAAGTGATTCTTCAGCTGATGGATTTAAAGTATTGGGAAGAGGAGAACTTCACTTATCTGTTCTTATTGAAACAATGAGAAGAGAAGGTTTTGAACTTGGAATTTCTAGACCAGAGGTTGTATTTAGAATTGATGAAAAAGGTAATAAACTTGAACCTATGGAAAAAGTTATTATTGATGTACCATCAGAATATTCAGGAACAGTTATTAACAAACTTAACCTAAGAAAAGGTATGATGCAAGACATGGATAGTGATGGAATCAGAGATAAAGTTACTTACATAGTTCCAACTCGTGGATTAATTGGATTCAAATCAGAATTTACAAACGATACTCGTGGAGAAGGAGTTCTTGTTAAATCATTTATTGGTTATGAAGAATACAAAGGAAGTATCGAAGGAAGAAACAACGGTGCATTGGTTTCAATGGCAAACGGAGTTACTTTACCTTATGCTTTAGGTAACTTAGAAGAAAGAGGTATTTTATTTGTTGGACCTCAAGTTGAAGTTTATGATGGAATGATCATTGGACTTCACTCAAGAAGTAACGATTTAGAAGTTAACCCAACAACAGGTAAAAAACTTACAAATACAAGATCTAGTGGTACTGATGATTCAGTTAAACTTACACCAGCAAGAAAATTCACTTTAGAAGAAGCTTTAGAGTTTATTGAATGAGATGAATTGGTAGAAGTTACACCAGAAGATGTAAGATTAAGAAAAAAATGACTTTCAAGCAATGAAAGAAAACAACATAGAAACGATCCTCACTAG